The following coding sequences are from one Reyranella humidisoli window:
- a CDS encoding fumarylacetoacetate hydrolase family protein, with protein sequence MSPSLSEILPEDGTSGTLVGRVWRAGTPAGPSVVALRGDGVFDLSATVATMADLCNAPDPTGLARNTPGERIGTLQDLVGDLLAPVDLQALKAAGVTFAVSLLERLIEEHAKGDPARAEQVRGELNSIIGADVSAIKPGSPEAEALKKTLMARGAWSPYLEVGIGPYAEIFTKAPPMAAVGYGAEIGIRPDSDWNNPEPEVTLIVSAKGKIVGATLGNDVNLRDIEGRSALLLGIAKDNNASCALGPFIRLFDETFSLDDVRQAKVDLEVTGPDQFRLRGSSDLSKISRDPTDLVAQAMSAHQYPDGMALMTGTLFAPTEPRKPGGTGFTHMVGDMVSISSPKLGTLTNKVAHCDKIPPWTFGAGALMRNLAARGLLR encoded by the coding sequence GTGTCACCATCTCTCAGCGAAATCCTGCCCGAAGACGGCACTTCGGGCACCCTGGTCGGCCGCGTCTGGCGCGCCGGCACGCCGGCCGGGCCGTCGGTCGTGGCGCTGCGGGGCGACGGCGTGTTCGACCTCTCCGCGACCGTCGCGACGATGGCCGATCTCTGCAACGCGCCCGATCCCACGGGCCTCGCGCGCAACACGCCGGGCGAACGCATCGGCACCTTGCAGGACCTCGTGGGCGACCTGCTGGCGCCGGTCGACCTGCAGGCCCTGAAAGCGGCCGGCGTCACTTTCGCCGTCAGCCTGCTCGAACGCCTGATCGAGGAGCACGCCAAGGGCGATCCCGCCCGCGCCGAGCAGGTGCGCGGCGAACTGAACTCGATCATCGGCGCCGACGTGAGCGCCATCAAACCCGGCTCGCCCGAGGCCGAGGCGCTGAAGAAGACGCTGATGGCGCGCGGCGCCTGGTCGCCCTACCTCGAAGTCGGTATCGGCCCCTATGCCGAGATCTTCACCAAGGCGCCGCCCATGGCCGCCGTCGGCTACGGTGCCGAGATCGGCATCCGGCCGGACTCCGACTGGAACAATCCCGAGCCCGAGGTGACGCTGATCGTCAGCGCCAAGGGAAAGATCGTCGGCGCGACCCTCGGCAACGACGTCAATCTGCGCGACATCGAGGGCCGCAGCGCGCTCCTGCTGGGCATCGCCAAGGACAACAACGCCTCCTGTGCGCTCGGCCCGTTCATCCGCTTGTTCGACGAGACCTTCTCGCTCGACGACGTGCGCCAGGCCAAGGTCGACCTCGAAGTCACCGGCCCCGACCAGTTCCGCCTGCGCGGGTCGAGCGACCTGTCGAAGATCAGCCGCGATCCCACCGATCTCGTCGCGCAGGCGATGAGCGCGCATCAGTATCCCGACGGCATGGCGCTGATGACCGGCACGCTGTTCGCCCCGACCGAGCCGCGCAAGCCCGGCGGCACCGGCTTCACGCACATGGTGGGCGACATGGTCTCGATCAGCTCGCCCAAGCTCGGCACGCTCACCAACA
- a CDS encoding dihydrodipicolinate synthase family protein, translated as MVAARIKGVLSPVVTPFKRDLSPDVGRFIAHCKWLISQDCGLAVFGTNSEANSLSAKERMSLLEAVVAAGVPTARMMPGTGACSITEAAEVSAHAVKLGVGGVLMLPPFYYKGVPEEGLFRFYSEVVQRVGDDRLRVYLYHIPGVSGVPITHKLVERLMKAYPKQIAGMKDSSDDWPHTKSMIDAFAKDGFDVFSGNEKPILENLKAGGVGCISATANINPGKIAETIKAYGTPEGDRLQAWINEVRGVMQGYVMIPALKYVIAHYGADPHWNPVRPPLVEIDEKTGRDMIEKLDKLGFTMPGLKQAMAVAAE; from the coding sequence ATGGTCGCAGCACGGATCAAAGGCGTTCTTTCGCCCGTCGTCACGCCCTTCAAGCGAGACCTGTCGCCCGATGTCGGCCGCTTCATCGCTCACTGCAAGTGGCTGATCAGCCAGGATTGCGGCCTCGCGGTCTTCGGCACCAACTCGGAAGCCAATTCGCTGTCGGCGAAGGAGCGCATGAGCCTGCTCGAAGCCGTCGTCGCGGCTGGCGTGCCGACCGCGCGCATGATGCCCGGCACCGGCGCGTGCTCGATCACCGAGGCGGCCGAGGTGAGCGCGCATGCGGTGAAGCTCGGCGTCGGCGGCGTGCTGATGCTGCCGCCTTTCTATTACAAGGGTGTTCCGGAGGAGGGGCTGTTCCGCTTCTACTCGGAAGTCGTGCAGCGGGTCGGCGACGACCGCCTGCGCGTCTATCTCTATCATATCCCCGGGGTCTCGGGCGTGCCGATCACGCACAAGCTGGTCGAGCGGCTGATGAAGGCCTATCCGAAGCAGATCGCCGGCATGAAGGATTCGTCGGACGACTGGCCCCACACCAAGAGCATGATCGACGCCTTCGCCAAGGACGGTTTCGACGTCTTCTCCGGCAACGAGAAGCCTATCCTGGAGAACCTCAAGGCGGGCGGCGTCGGCTGCATCAGCGCCACGGCCAACATCAACCCGGGCAAGATCGCCGAGACGATCAAGGCCTATGGCACGCCGGAAGGCGACAGGCTGCAGGCGTGGATCAACGAGGTCCGCGGCGTCATGCAGGGCTATGTGATGATCCCGGCGCTGAAGTACGTGATCGCGCATTACGGCGCCGACCCACACTGGAACCCGGTGCGTCCGCCGCTGGTCGAGATCGACGAGAAGACCGGCCGCGACATGATCGAGAAGCTCGACAAGCTCGGCTTCACCATGCCTGGCCTCAAGCAGGCGATGGCCGTCGCGGCGGAGTGA
- a CDS encoding GNAT family N-acetyltransferase: protein MSIIEADIEPQHLPLAIRVRLAGPRDIDDLADLLDGGENAREQVLTWLETPGTTLLVAQSEMGVLAVAVLVTRLVPLEGVGVHKIIEVDNLVVRADHRGRRIGRRLLAAAVEWSRQRRAVQVEAVVGEGAAKRFYENFGFAVANDRLVLAA from the coding sequence ATGTCGATCATCGAAGCAGACATTGAACCGCAACACCTGCCCCTCGCCATCCGCGTGAGGCTGGCGGGGCCACGCGACATCGACGATCTCGCCGATCTGCTCGACGGCGGCGAGAACGCGCGCGAGCAGGTGCTGACATGGCTCGAAACGCCCGGCACGACGTTGCTGGTGGCGCAAAGCGAGATGGGCGTGCTCGCGGTTGCGGTCCTCGTGACGAGGCTGGTCCCGCTCGAAGGCGTGGGCGTCCACAAGATCATCGAGGTCGACAATCTCGTCGTGCGCGCCGACCACCGCGGCCGCCGCATCGGCCGTCGTCTCCTCGCAGCCGCCGTCGAATGGTCGCGCCAGCGCCGCGCGGTGCAGGTCGAGGCGGTGGTGGGCGAGGGCGCAGCCAAGCGCTTCTACGAGAATTTCGGCTTCGCGGTCGCCAACGACCGGCTGGTACTGGCGGCGTGA
- a CDS encoding glutathione S-transferase family protein produces the protein MLTIYGVYRSRASRNIWLAEELGIPFKQVPVIQHYRTVPAGMLHTQSPEFLKVNSNGMIPSIDDDGVVLHESLAINLYLARKHGGPLAAANIAEDGEIAMWSLWAATGVEPHAINVLYHRLGNPTGEKDPKVADAAVEALRRPFAVLEKALEKSGWLVGGRFTVADLNVAEIVRYAQAAPELFETSPRVKAWLAACQARPGFKKMWAARDAEPA, from the coding sequence ATGCTCACGATCTATGGCGTCTATCGCTCCCGCGCGTCCCGCAACATCTGGCTGGCCGAGGAACTCGGCATCCCGTTCAAGCAGGTGCCGGTGATCCAGCACTATCGCACCGTGCCGGCCGGCATGCTGCACACCCAGTCGCCGGAATTCCTGAAGGTCAATTCGAACGGGATGATCCCCTCGATCGACGACGACGGCGTGGTGCTGCACGAATCGCTGGCGATCAACCTGTACCTCGCGCGCAAGCATGGCGGTCCGCTCGCCGCGGCAAACATCGCCGAGGACGGGGAGATCGCGATGTGGTCGCTGTGGGCGGCGACGGGAGTCGAGCCGCATGCCATCAACGTTCTCTACCACCGGCTCGGCAACCCGACCGGCGAGAAGGATCCGAAGGTGGCCGATGCCGCCGTCGAGGCGCTGCGCCGCCCCTTCGCCGTGCTCGAGAAGGCGCTCGAGAAGAGCGGCTGGCTGGTCGGCGGCCGCTTCACCGTGGCCGACCTGAACGTCGCAGAGATCGTGCGCTATGCGCAGGCCGCGCCGGAGCTGTTCGAGACGTCGCCGCGCGTGAAGGCCTGGCTCGCTGCCTGTCAGGCGCGTCCGGGCTTCAAGAAGATGTGGGCCGCGCGCGACGCCGAGCCCGCGTAG
- a CDS encoding acyl-CoA synthetase produces MPTIPYYDWIAHHAGRRPRQLAIHDLHTGRKISYAALDERIGRLTSALAARGIARGDRIALLAPNCAEYFELQFACGRLGAIMLPLNWRLTVPELEYILGDSSPKLLIHDRSFAPQATALSASLLEIDHDRADSAYERALAEAGPPPAAVPLTHDDIGMVMYTSGTTGHPKGAIITHGMVFWNCVNLGIPALITPETVQLVVLPLFHTGGLNCYANPVLHAGGTIVIMRNFDPGQALDCISDSALGITHFFAVPAPYQFMMQHPKFQAADLSRLRIAGVGGAPCALPILETWIARGVPLVQGWGMTETSPAGTMLDAADAIRKVGSAGKAMMHTAIRVIDDEGRDVPAGGIGELLIKGPNITPGYWNNEAATAKSFTDGWLHTGDAARLDEEGFVYIVDRWKDMYISGGENVYPAEVENVLFQIPAVADAAIIGVPNERWGEVGMAVIVRKPDQPLAEGDVIQHCLGRLAKFKVPQSVAFVDALPRNATGKVLKRELRVQFVGRDAPSIS; encoded by the coding sequence ATGCCGACGATTCCCTACTACGACTGGATCGCCCACCACGCCGGACGGCGTCCCCGCCAGCTCGCGATCCACGACCTGCACACAGGCCGGAAGATCTCCTATGCCGCGCTCGACGAGCGCATCGGCCGACTGACCTCGGCCCTCGCCGCGCGGGGCATCGCCCGCGGCGACCGCATCGCCCTGCTCGCGCCGAACTGCGCCGAATACTTCGAGCTGCAATTCGCCTGCGGCCGGCTGGGCGCCATCATGCTGCCGCTCAACTGGCGGCTCACGGTGCCGGAACTCGAATACATACTGGGCGATTCGAGCCCGAAGCTGCTGATCCACGACCGGTCCTTCGCCCCCCAGGCCACCGCCCTCTCCGCCAGCCTCCTCGAAATCGACCACGACCGCGCCGACAGCGCCTACGAGCGCGCGCTGGCCGAGGCCGGCCCGCCGCCCGCGGCCGTCCCGCTGACGCACGACGATATCGGCATGGTGATGTACACGTCCGGCACCACCGGGCACCCGAAGGGCGCGATCATCACCCACGGGATGGTGTTCTGGAACTGCGTGAACCTCGGCATCCCGGCGCTGATCACGCCGGAGACCGTGCAGCTCGTGGTGCTGCCGCTGTTCCACACCGGCGGGCTCAACTGCTACGCCAACCCGGTGCTGCATGCCGGCGGCACCATCGTGATCATGCGCAACTTCGATCCCGGCCAGGCGCTCGACTGCATCTCCGATTCCGCGCTCGGCATCACCCACTTCTTCGCGGTGCCCGCGCCCTATCAGTTCATGATGCAGCATCCGAAATTCCAGGCCGCGGACCTGTCGCGGCTCCGGATCGCCGGTGTCGGCGGCGCCCCCTGCGCGCTGCCCATCCTCGAAACCTGGATCGCGCGCGGCGTGCCGCTGGTGCAGGGCTGGGGCATGACGGAGACCAGCCCCGCCGGCACCATGCTCGACGCCGCCGACGCGATCCGCAAGGTGGGCTCGGCGGGCAAGGCGATGATGCACACCGCCATCCGCGTGATCGACGACGAGGGCCGCGACGTGCCCGCGGGCGGCATCGGCGAGCTGCTGATCAAGGGGCCCAACATCACGCCCGGCTACTGGAACAACGAGGCGGCCACCGCGAAGAGCTTCACCGACGGCTGGCTGCACACCGGCGATGCCGCGCGGCTCGACGAGGAAGGCTTCGTCTACATCGTCGACCGCTGGAAGGACATGTACATCTCGGGCGGCGAGAACGTGTATCCCGCCGAGGTCGAGAACGTGCTGTTCCAGATCCCGGCCGTCGCCGACGCCGCGATCATCGGCGTGCCGAACGAGCGCTGGGGCGAGGTCGGCATGGCCGTCATCGTGCGCAAGCCTGACCAGCCGCTGGCCGAAGGCGACGTGATCCAGCACTGCCTCGGCCGTCTCGCCAAGTTCAAGGTGCCGCAGTCCGTCGCCTTCGTCGACGCACTGCCGCGCAACGCCACCGGCAAGGTCCTGAAGCGCGAGCTGCGGGTCCAGTTCGTCGGACGCGACGCGCCGTCGATTAGCTAG
- a CDS encoding acyl-CoA synthetase: MFALTQGLRRAVQTRPNGISTSFAGRRRTWQRTEDRVSRVASALSALGVRRGDRVAILAFNSDFYLELMYALPWLGAVMVPLNTRLAAPEIEYILNDSGAVAMFVDTGMSHHLKALDGRTPALREVVWLDDLAAPEGLLRYEDLTSYEAVDDAGAHDDDLAGLFYTGGTTGRSKGVMLTHTNLVVNALNGVAGMGFDADTAYLHSGAMFHLADGASTFGVTLSGGRHAFVPRFEPMEVLLTIQTEKVTHAQFVPTMINMLVNHDRFAEFDIGTLSFILYGASPMPEGVLRKAIEAMPHVRLMHGYGMTEASPIVTLLDPRYTVLDGPFAGRLKSCGQAVLACEVRIVDADRVEVPRGTTGELAVRGANIMKGYWNKPAETQAVLEDGWYYSGDGAYMDEEGFVFVVDRLKDMIISGGENVYSAEVENAISTIPGVAEVAVIGVPDERWGERVHAIVVPKQGWALTADAVMEHCRGQIAGYKCPRSVDFRDTPLPLSGAGKILKRELREPYWQGFTRGVN; the protein is encoded by the coding sequence ATGTTTGCACTGACCCAGGGACTTCGCCGCGCCGTCCAGACCAGGCCCAACGGCATCTCGACCTCCTTCGCCGGCCGCCGGCGGACCTGGCAGCGGACCGAGGATCGCGTGAGCCGGGTGGCCAGTGCGCTTTCCGCACTGGGCGTGCGCCGCGGCGACCGGGTGGCGATCCTGGCGTTCAACTCGGACTTCTACCTCGAACTCATGTACGCCCTGCCCTGGCTGGGCGCGGTGATGGTGCCCCTCAACACGCGGCTGGCTGCGCCCGAGATCGAATACATCCTGAACGATTCCGGCGCCGTGGCGATGTTCGTCGACACCGGCATGTCGCACCATCTGAAGGCGCTGGACGGCCGGACGCCGGCCCTGCGCGAGGTCGTCTGGCTCGACGATCTGGCCGCTCCCGAGGGCCTGCTGCGCTACGAGGACCTGACCAGCTACGAGGCAGTGGACGATGCCGGCGCCCACGACGACGACCTGGCCGGGCTGTTCTACACCGGCGGCACCACCGGCCGTTCGAAGGGCGTGATGCTCACGCACACCAATCTGGTGGTGAACGCGCTGAACGGCGTGGCCGGCATGGGCTTCGATGCCGACACCGCCTATCTCCATTCCGGCGCGATGTTTCATCTGGCCGACGGCGCCTCGACCTTCGGCGTCACCCTGTCGGGCGGACGCCATGCCTTCGTGCCGCGCTTCGAGCCGATGGAGGTGCTGCTCACCATCCAGACCGAGAAGGTGACGCACGCGCAGTTCGTGCCGACCATGATCAACATGCTGGTGAACCACGACCGCTTCGCCGAGTTCGACATCGGCACGCTCTCGTTCATCCTTTATGGCGCCTCGCCGATGCCCGAGGGCGTGCTGCGCAAGGCGATCGAGGCGATGCCGCATGTCCGCCTGATGCACGGCTACGGCATGACCGAGGCCTCGCCCATCGTGACCCTGCTCGACCCGCGCTATACGGTGCTCGACGGCCCCTTCGCCGGCCGTCTCAAGTCCTGCGGCCAGGCGGTGCTCGCCTGCGAGGTGCGGATCGTCGATGCCGACCGAGTGGAGGTGCCGCGCGGTACGACCGGCGAGCTGGCGGTGCGCGGCGCCAACATCATGAAGGGCTACTGGAACAAGCCGGCGGAGACCCAGGCCGTGCTTGAGGACGGCTGGTACTATTCCGGCGACGGCGCCTACATGGACGAGGAAGGCTTCGTCTTCGTCGTCGACCGGCTGAAGGACATGATCATCTCGGGCGGCGAGAACGTCTATTCGGCGGAGGTAGAGAATGCGATCTCGACGATCCCCGGCGTGGCCGAGGTGGCGGTGATCGGCGTGCCCGACGAGCGCTGGGGCGAGCGGGTCCATGCGATCGTCGTCCCGAAGCAGGGCTGGGCCCTCACCGCCGACGCGGTGATGGAGCATTGCCGCGGCCAGATCGCGGGTTACAAATGCCCGCGCAGCGTCGACTTCCGCGACACCCCGCTGCCGCTCTCCGGCGCCGGCAAGATTCTGAAGCGCGAGTTGCGCGAGCCCTACTGGCAGGGCTTCACCCGGGGCGTGAACTGA
- a CDS encoding cytochrome P450, whose amino-acid sequence MDTIAQPTAPAKDLEFNPLDPAFISDPYPFYRRLREAAPVLKTPQGFWLITRYEDVALSLRDRRFGKDFEGNMRRRYGTDRMNEPAVASLAKTMLVQDPPDHTRLRGLVTKAFTARRVADMRPRIKQLVDEQLDRVADKGEMDVMRDLAHRLPVIVICDMLGIPEEHRAPFLAGSNVNGRILEPVPMTREELDLANRNTQMAGVYFNQLCELRRREPKDDLTTELVKAEEAGDKLTAEELQANIGLLFGAGHETTTNLIGNGLLALHRNPDQWERLKADPSLIPNAVEELLRYDSSVQITGRVTHAEVELGGVTIGAEQSIVALLGAANRDPAQYPDPDRLDVGREHIRPMSFGGGIHHCLGAQLARLEAELVFTALVERMPNLTLPEKDTPAWRRSFTLRGLSKLPAVWH is encoded by the coding sequence ATGGACACCATCGCCCAGCCGACCGCCCCAGCGAAGGACCTCGAGTTCAATCCGCTCGACCCGGCCTTCATCTCCGACCCCTATCCGTTCTACCGCCGGCTGCGCGAGGCCGCGCCCGTCCTGAAGACGCCCCAGGGCTTCTGGCTGATCACGCGCTACGAGGACGTGGCGCTGTCGCTCCGCGACCGGCGCTTCGGCAAGGACTTCGAAGGCAACATGCGCCGCCGCTATGGCACCGACCGCATGAACGAGCCAGCCGTGGCGAGCCTCGCCAAGACGATGCTGGTGCAGGATCCGCCGGACCATACGCGCCTGCGCGGCCTGGTGACGAAGGCCTTCACGGCGCGTCGTGTCGCCGACATGCGGCCGCGCATCAAGCAACTGGTGGACGAGCAACTCGACCGCGTCGCCGACAAGGGCGAGATGGACGTGATGCGGGACCTGGCTCATCGCCTGCCGGTGATCGTGATCTGCGACATGCTGGGCATTCCCGAGGAGCATCGCGCGCCGTTCCTTGCCGGCAGCAACGTCAACGGCCGCATCCTCGAACCGGTGCCGATGACGCGCGAGGAACTCGACCTGGCCAACCGCAACACCCAGATGGCCGGCGTCTATTTCAACCAGCTCTGCGAACTGCGGCGGCGCGAGCCGAAGGACGATCTCACGACCGAACTGGTGAAGGCGGAGGAGGCGGGCGACAAGCTGACCGCCGAGGAGCTGCAGGCGAATATCGGCCTGCTGTTCGGAGCCGGGCACGAAACCACCACCAACCTGATCGGCAACGGCCTGCTGGCCCTGCATCGCAATCCCGACCAGTGGGAGCGGCTGAAGGCCGACCCGTCGCTGATTCCCAACGCCGTCGAGGAGCTGCTGCGTTACGATTCGTCGGTGCAGATCACCGGCCGCGTCACCCATGCGGAAGTCGAACTGGGCGGCGTAACGATCGGCGCGGAGCAGAGCATCGTCGCCCTGCTGGGCGCGGCCAATCGCGATCCGGCGCAGTATCCCGACCCGGACCGTCTCGATGTCGGTCGTGAGCACATCCGCCCGATGTCGTTCGGTGGGGGCATCCATCATTGTCTCGGCGCGCAGTTGGCCCGGCTCGAGGCCGAGCTGGTCTTCACCGCGCTGGTCGAGCGCATGCCCAACCTCACGCTGCCCGAAAAGGACACCCCGGCCTGGCGCCGCAGCTTCACCCTGCGCGGCCTCAGCAAGCTCCCGGCGGTCTGGCACTAG
- a CDS encoding PP2C family protein-serine/threonine phosphatase: MATRWRGEGGQHQGARPYQEDSWHLATLGDGSLLAVVADGMGGHAGGAVASRLAVEAFIHAVEQGGGLGDGLADANAAVGKGAAGKPELTGMGATLVAAQVRGDEVRWISVGDSPFYLIEAGQISRLNADHSMAPQIDALVARGMLTADEAEHHPGRHTLREAVMGEPLTLIDKGTRRLGPDARLLLCSDGVQSLKNEQILAQAALPADRLIEAVLATAREHQDNITVVKLERVR; this comes from the coding sequence ATGGCGACGCGGTGGCGGGGCGAGGGCGGCCAGCATCAGGGCGCCCGCCCTTATCAGGAGGACAGTTGGCATCTCGCGACGCTGGGCGATGGCTCGCTGCTGGCGGTGGTGGCTGACGGCATGGGCGGCCATGCGGGTGGCGCCGTCGCCAGCCGGCTCGCGGTTGAGGCCTTCATCCATGCGGTCGAGCAGGGCGGCGGCCTAGGCGACGGGCTGGCCGACGCCAACGCGGCGGTGGGCAAGGGCGCGGCAGGCAAGCCGGAACTCACCGGCATGGGCGCGACCCTGGTAGCGGCGCAGGTACGCGGCGACGAAGTGCGCTGGATCAGCGTCGGCGATTCGCCGTTCTATCTGATCGAGGCCGGGCAGATCTCACGCCTCAATGCCGATCATTCGATGGCGCCGCAGATCGACGCGCTGGTGGCGCGCGGCATGCTGACGGCGGACGAGGCGGAGCATCATCCCGGGCGCCACACGCTGCGCGAGGCCGTGATGGGCGAGCCGCTGACCCTGATCGACAAGGGCACGCGCCGGCTCGGACCGGACGCCAGGCTGCTGCTGTGCAGCGACGGCGTGCAGAGCCTGAAGAACGAACAGATCCTGGCGCAGGCTGCGCTGCCGGCCGACCGCCTCATCGAGGCGGTGCTGGCGACGGCCCGCGAGCATCAGGACAACATCACCGTGGTCAAGCTGGAGCGAGTTCGATGA
- a CDS encoding asparaginase, whose amino-acid sequence MSRGPVVVEVTRGPVVESRHEGIAAVVKADGTVVESWGDIDAAILPRSANKPIQAMAFVESGAVERFGLGDEHIALSCASHSGETRHVETVRAWLAHVGLSEADLECGTHAPRLQSSIEALARADALPTAAFNNCSGKHSGFLTTAVQYGEPTQGYIRYDHPVQRRLRETMSALCGLDANSFPHGTDGCGIPTLATPLKSLAHAMASMADPSGLSSKRADAANRIRKAMNAEPFMVAGSGRFCTRINEAAPGIIQVKTGAEGVFCGMLPTLGLGVALKVWDGAGRAAEVAMAALLDHLGVLPAGQREEVLHPPIKNVVGLLVGEMRPAKSWLG is encoded by the coding sequence ATGAGTCGTGGTCCCGTGGTCGTCGAAGTCACCCGCGGTCCCGTCGTGGAGAGCCGGCACGAGGGCATCGCGGCGGTGGTGAAGGCCGACGGCACGGTCGTCGAATCCTGGGGCGACATCGACGCGGCGATCCTGCCGCGCTCGGCCAACAAGCCGATCCAGGCGATGGCCTTCGTCGAAAGCGGCGCGGTCGAACGCTTCGGCCTCGGCGACGAGCACATCGCGCTGTCCTGCGCCTCGCACAGCGGCGAGACGCGGCATGTCGAGACGGTGCGCGCGTGGCTGGCCCATGTCGGCCTCAGCGAGGCCGATCTCGAATGTGGCACGCACGCGCCCCGCCTGCAGTCGAGCATCGAGGCGCTGGCCCGCGCCGACGCCCTGCCGACGGCGGCGTTCAACAACTGCTCGGGCAAGCACAGCGGCTTCCTGACGACGGCGGTGCAGTACGGCGAGCCGACGCAGGGCTATATCCGCTACGACCATCCGGTGCAGCGCCGCCTGCGCGAGACGATGAGCGCGCTGTGCGGCCTCGACGCCAACAGCTTTCCCCACGGCACCGACGGCTGCGGCATCCCCACGCTGGCGACACCGCTCAAAAGCCTCGCCCACGCGATGGCCTCGATGGCCGATCCGTCGGGCCTGTCGAGCAAGCGGGCCGATGCCGCAAACCGCATCCGCAAGGCGATGAACGCCGAGCCGTTCATGGTCGCGGGCTCCGGCCGATTCTGCACCCGCATCAACGAAGCCGCGCCCGGAATCATCCAGGTCAAGACCGGCGCCGAAGGCGTGTTCTGCGGCATGCTGCCGACACTGGGCCTCGGCGTGGCGCTGAAAGTGTGGGACGGGGCGGGGCGGGCGGCCGAGGTCGCGATGGCGGCTCTGCTCGACCATCTCGGGGTCCTGCCTGCAGGGCAACGGGAAGAGGTCCTGCATCCGCCGATCAAGAACGTCGTCGGCTTGCTGGTCGGCGAGATGAGGCCGGCGAAGAGCTGGCTGGGCTGA
- a CDS encoding class I SAM-dependent RNA methyltransferase, giving the protein MSITLDILEVGARGDGVADLEGKRFFVPYCLPAETVEAEPLDKRGDGTACDLVEVLAPSRHRVPAPCLHFGTCGGCALQHWRRDVYAGWKNDLIAKALAQRGVKAPTFEAPVTCEPGERRRADIVLRCQGKRILAGYHERGSQNVVDVGTCVVARPKINTAIAALRLAIKAILRDGTSADAVVNETDTGLDVLIRPHRKFELTLAIRETLIALAESADIARVSWGDRATAEPVIVRRTPQLILGDVTIEPPPGAFLQATKRAELVMRAGVTAWLGEAARTADLFAGIGALSLGKPGKLSLFEYDRPSVAAVDATARKLGGNRVAVQLRDLFRRPLSTKELDAFDAIVLDPPRAGAAAQCAELAASKVKRVVYGSCDPGSFARDVRTLQDGGYRLEKLMPIDQFLWSAHVELIALLTK; this is encoded by the coding sequence GTGAGCATCACTCTCGATATTCTTGAGGTCGGCGCCCGCGGCGACGGCGTCGCCGACCTCGAAGGCAAGCGCTTCTTCGTGCCGTACTGTCTGCCGGCTGAGACCGTCGAAGCCGAGCCGCTCGACAAACGCGGCGACGGCACCGCCTGCGATCTCGTCGAAGTGCTGGCGCCGTCGCGCCACCGCGTACCGGCACCGTGTCTCCATTTCGGGACCTGCGGCGGCTGCGCGCTGCAGCACTGGCGGCGCGACGTCTACGCCGGCTGGAAGAACGACCTGATCGCCAAGGCGCTGGCGCAGCGCGGCGTCAAGGCGCCTACGTTCGAAGCGCCGGTCACCTGCGAGCCGGGGGAACGCCGGCGCGCCGACATTGTGCTGCGGTGCCAGGGCAAGCGGATCCTTGCAGGTTACCATGAACGCGGAAGCCAGAACGTCGTCGACGTCGGCACCTGCGTTGTGGCGCGCCCGAAGATCAACACCGCGATCGCGGCGTTGCGGTTGGCGATCAAGGCCATTCTCCGCGACGGAACGTCGGCCGATGCCGTCGTCAACGAAACCGACACCGGGCTCGACGTGCTGATCCGTCCGCACAGGAAGTTCGAACTGACGCTCGCGATCCGCGAGACACTGATCGCGCTGGCCGAGAGCGCGGACATCGCGCGCGTGAGCTGGGGCGACCGCGCGACCGCCGAGCCGGTGATCGTGCGCCGCACGCCGCAGCTGATCCTGGGCGACGTGACGATCGAGCCGCCGCCCGGTGCGTTCCTGCAGGCGACCAAGCGCGCCGAGCTGGTCATGCGGGCCGGTGTGACGGCGTGGCTGGGCGAAGCGGCCCGAACGGCGGACCTTTTTGCAGGCATCGGCGCGCTGTCGCTTGGCAAGCCGGGCAAGCTCAGCCTGTTCGAGTACGACCGCCCGTCGGTCGCCGCCGTCGACGCCACGGCGCGCAAGCTGGGCGGCAACCGCGTCGCCGTGCAGCTGCGCGATCTCTTCCGCCGGCCGTTGAGCACCAAGGAACTTGACGCTTTCGACGCCATCGTGCTCGACCCGCCGAGGGCCGGCGCCGCTGCGCAGTGCGCCGAACTTGCGGCCTCGAAGGTCAAGCGCGTGGTCTACGGCTCCTGCGACCCCGGCAGCTTCGCCCGCGACGTTCGAACCTTGCAGGACGGCGGGTACCGACTGGAGAAACTCATGCCTATCGACCAGTTCCTCTGGTCGGCGCATGTTGAGCTGATTGCACTTCTGACCAAATGA